In Flavobacterium sp. N3904, one DNA window encodes the following:
- a CDS encoding DUF4256 domain-containing protein, whose translation MKTKKELSPEQHDELIGVLKTRFEKDKNRHKNLEWEKVQTKLQAHPEKLWSLYEMERTGGEPDVFTLDEKTGEYFFYDCSAETPKGRRSLCYDREALDSRKEFKPENNAIDMATAMGVELLTEEQYRELQQFGNFDTKTSSWLKTPPEIRKLGGAIFADFRYNNVFIYHNGASSYYAVRGFRGLLRV comes from the coding sequence ATGAAAACTAAAAAAGAGTTGTCACCAGAACAACATGACGAATTAATTGGCGTATTAAAAACACGTTTTGAAAAAGATAAAAATCGTCATAAAAACCTCGAATGGGAAAAAGTGCAAACAAAACTGCAAGCACATCCCGAAAAGCTGTGGTCGCTCTATGAAATGGAAAGAACCGGTGGTGAACCTGATGTTTTTACCCTTGATGAAAAGACAGGTGAATACTTTTTTTATGATTGTTCGGCAGAAACGCCAAAAGGCCGCAGAAGCCTTTGTTATGATCGTGAAGCGCTAGATTCGAGAAAAGAGTTTAAGCCAGAAAATAATGCCATTGATATGGCAACTGCCATGGGTGTTGAACTTCTGACTGAAGAACAATATCGGGAATTGCAGCAATTTGGAAATTTTGATACCAAAACATCGAGCTGGCTGAAAACACCTCCCGAGATTCGGAAACTCGGTGGCGCAATCTTTGCTGATTTCCGTTATAACAATGTGTTCATTTACCACAACGGTGCATCTTCGTACTATGCGGTAAGAGGATTTCGTGGATTGCTTAGGGTTTAA
- a CDS encoding metal-dependent hydrolase family protein produces the protein MKSIFTKLFLISTFFALGQKTILINNVQIFNGKNEKTMLGNVLIVDNLISKISSSPIPTNKSGETKIIDGKGKFLMPGLIDAHTHIMMESLNIMELMNNDIEYITVNAVVSAEKDLMQGFTTFRDLSGPSFGLQKAIDKGLIIGPRIYPSGAMISQTGGHGDFLSVNAVPRDALASLDFTERFNFGILADGPDEVLKRTREQLRLGATQIKLAAGGGVSSTYDPLDVTEFTEAEMKAAVDAAENWGTYVTVHAYTPRAIQTALRAGVRCIDHAQLIDEATAKMVADKKVWLSLQPFVDDGQSIYAEGSPNRIKQQTMMSGTDIAYNFAKKYNIKTAFGTDCLFQPKHSASRAADLVKLLKWYTPYEILKMATATNAELLAMSGPRNPYPNKLGVIEEGAYADVLVVDGNPLKDLKILEDYDNSLLLIVKNGVVFKNKLQN, from the coding sequence ATGAAATCAATTTTTACAAAGTTATTTTTAATAAGTACTTTTTTTGCCTTGGGGCAAAAGACTATTCTTATAAATAATGTTCAAATTTTTAATGGGAAAAACGAAAAGACAATGCTTGGCAATGTTCTTATTGTTGACAATCTCATCAGCAAAATTTCGTCAAGCCCAATTCCAACTAATAAAAGTGGCGAAACAAAAATAATTGATGGTAAAGGAAAATTCCTGATGCCTGGCTTGATCGATGCCCACACCCATATCATGATGGAGTCTTTGAATATCATGGAGCTTATGAATAATGATATTGAATACATTACCGTAAACGCTGTTGTGTCTGCCGAGAAAGATCTTATGCAGGGTTTTACCACTTTCAGGGATCTTTCAGGACCTTCTTTTGGTCTGCAAAAAGCAATCGATAAGGGATTAATTATTGGTCCAAGGATTTATCCCTCTGGAGCAATGATTTCTCAAACGGGTGGACACGGCGATTTTCTTTCTGTAAACGCCGTTCCAAGAGACGCTTTAGCAAGTCTGGATTTTACAGAACGATTTAATTTTGGCATTTTAGCTGACGGTCCCGACGAAGTGTTGAAACGTACAAGAGAGCAACTGCGTCTTGGTGCAACTCAAATAAAACTTGCTGCAGGCGGCGGTGTTTCTTCTACTTATGATCCTTTGGATGTAACAGAGTTTACAGAAGCCGAAATGAAAGCCGCAGTAGATGCAGCCGAAAATTGGGGCACTTACGTAACGGTACATGCATATACACCCAGAGCGATTCAAACCGCATTGCGGGCAGGTGTCCGTTGTATTGACCATGCGCAACTTATTGATGAGGCAACTGCCAAAATGGTTGCAGACAAAAAAGTATGGCTAAGTTTGCAACCTTTTGTTGATGATGGCCAAAGCATTTATGCCGAAGGTTCACCCAATCGTATAAAACAACAAACAATGATGAGCGGAACAGATATAGCTTACAATTTTGCAAAAAAATACAATATCAAAACGGCATTTGGTACCGATTGTTTATTTCAACCAAAACATTCAGCCTCAAGAGCGGCTGACCTGGTAAAATTATTAAAATGGTACACACCTTATGAAATTTTAAAAATGGCAACTGCAACGAATGCCGAATTACTTGCTATGAGCGGCCCCCGAAATCCTTACCCGAATAAATTGGGTGTGATTGAAGAAGGCGCTTATGCAGATGTATTGGTAGTGGATGGAAATCCTCTTAAAGATTTGAAAATATTGGAAGATTATGATAATTCTTTATTGTTGATTGTAAAAAATGGAGTTGTTTTTAAAAATAAACTTCAGAATTGA
- a CDS encoding class I SAM-dependent methyltransferase gives MRDQIKSAIGNVLITLFPKKAESLEKRGLTMIDQKFSFMERQMRNAILNKAEAKNNFDKLSKIHNSYWVNQGKDVFEWNNSFKNNFLPHCTFIYKIVKEKFFKDEIQFTTLVEIGTGNGDVLNYLESNFPEIDKFIGIDLSSEQIKINKEKYKENLRLEFIAADVIEWVKKEGHKNTIFATSNGVFEYFTEHQLREFIKYTHSLGKVLFIIIEPTVINHNFDLNPNSIVYGIEKSFSHNYCKIFHDFGFKIFHHSKKQILGIGSNCEMNYILAGN, from the coding sequence ATGAGAGACCAAATAAAAAGCGCAATTGGCAATGTACTGATAACTCTTTTTCCTAAAAAAGCTGAGAGTCTAGAGAAAAGAGGCTTGACTATGATTGATCAAAAGTTTAGCTTTATGGAACGCCAAATGCGTAATGCTATCTTAAATAAAGCTGAGGCAAAAAACAATTTTGATAAACTATCGAAAATACACAATAGTTATTGGGTAAATCAGGGAAAAGATGTTTTTGAATGGAATAATAGTTTTAAAAATAATTTTTTACCTCACTGCACTTTTATTTATAAAATTGTTAAAGAAAAGTTTTTTAAAGATGAAATACAATTTACCACCCTTGTCGAAATCGGAACTGGCAATGGTGATGTACTCAATTATTTAGAATCCAATTTTCCTGAAATTGATAAATTCATCGGTATTGACCTGAGTTCGGAGCAAATCAAAATAAACAAAGAAAAATACAAAGAAAATTTACGGCTGGAATTTATAGCTGCAGATGTTATAGAATGGGTAAAAAAAGAAGGCCATAAAAATACAATTTTTGCGACCTCAAACGGTGTATTTGAATATTTTACGGAACACCAACTACGAGAATTTATTAAATATACACACAGCTTGGGCAAAGTGCTTTTTATTATTATTGAACCTACTGTAATAAATCACAATTTTGACCTCAATCCGAATTCGATTGTGTATGGTATTGAAAAATCTTTTTCGCATAATTATTGCAAAATTTTTCACGATTTTGGATTTAAAATTTTTCACCATTCCAAAAAACAAATTTTAGGTATTGGTAGTAATTGTGAAATGAATTACATTTTGGCGGGAAATTAA
- a CDS encoding DUF1569 domain-containing protein, protein MSSIYDKADNETMIARINSLTPDSKALWGKMTVDQMCKHCNAAIQVAFGKQDLKISFPMRLLGRMLKNKAFNTDFGKNSPTAKEFKFDESYDFEASRKEFAESIAQFAQGTQVIKVMDHPFWGKMTYEDWNKLMWRHTDHHLRQFGV, encoded by the coding sequence ATGAGTTCGATATATGACAAAGCAGATAATGAGACTATGATTGCCAGAATTAATTCACTTACGCCAGACAGCAAAGCGCTGTGGGGCAAGATGACGGTTGACCAAATGTGCAAGCATTGTAACGCCGCCATACAAGTTGCTTTTGGTAAACAGGATCTTAAAATCAGTTTCCCGATGCGACTTTTGGGCAGAATGCTAAAAAACAAGGCTTTTAATACTGACTTTGGAAAAAACAGTCCAACTGCAAAAGAATTTAAATTTGACGAATCGTATGATTTTGAAGCCAGCCGAAAAGAATTTGCCGAAAGTATTGCTCAATTTGCGCAGGGAACTCAAGTTATCAAAGTTATGGATCATCCCTTTTGGGGCAAAATGACATATGAAGATTGGAACAAATTGATGTGGAGGCATACAGATCATCATTTGAGACAGTTTGGCGTTTAG
- a CDS encoding DNA/RNA non-specific endonuclease, which produces MTIIRHKHFFLSYSEEHEQAEWTAYYLTAQNQNQHHFERPYFSQDPLIDTDSAHWNNYKDTGYDKGHLVPAADMKFSEEAYNETFFTSNVAPQNRAFNAGIWNRLEQKIRYWADKYTALFIVTGSILHDNLVTIGTEEVSVPDYFFKIVVRVQDNGLVMIPFLVPNEKSDAPLYTFATTIDAIEQITGIDFNEKLSEKIAEKIEKELSYKEWSFG; this is translated from the coding sequence ATGACTATAATTAGACATAAACATTTTTTTCTTTCGTATTCCGAAGAACACGAACAAGCAGAATGGACTGCCTATTATTTGACTGCTCAGAATCAAAATCAGCATCATTTTGAAAGACCATATTTTTCGCAAGATCCTTTGATTGATACAGATTCGGCGCATTGGAACAACTACAAAGACACTGGTTACGACAAAGGACATTTGGTGCCTGCCGCTGATATGAAATTCTCTGAAGAAGCCTACAACGAAACCTTTTTTACTTCGAATGTTGCACCTCAAAACAGGGCTTTCAACGCTGGCATCTGGAATCGTTTGGAGCAAAAAATTAGGTATTGGGCTGATAAATACACGGCTCTTTTTATAGTGACGGGAAGTATTTTGCATGATAATTTGGTCACTATTGGTACAGAAGAAGTTTCGGTTCCCGATTATTTTTTTAAAATTGTGGTTCGGGTTCAAGACAACGGTTTGGTTATGATTCCGTTTTTGGTTCCTAATGAAAAATCGGATGCGCCACTTTACACTTTTGCCACGACCATTGATGCCATTGAACAAATTACCGGAATTGATTTCAACGAAAAGCTATCTGAAAAAATAGCCGAAAAAATTGAAAAAGAGTTGAGTTATAAGGAATGGAGTTTTGGTTAG
- the trmD gene encoding tRNA (guanosine(37)-N1)-methyltransferase TrmD, with the protein MRIDIITVLPELLRSPFEASIMKRAIDKGLVEVHFHNLRDYTTNKQKSVDDYPFGGGAGMVMTVQPIDACITHLKSERTYDEIIYMSPDGETLNQKMANTMSMYQNIIILCGHYKGVDQRVRDHFITKEISIGDYVLSGGELGALVLSDALIRLIPGVLSDETSALTDSFQDGLLSGPIYTRPADYKGWKVPDVLLSGHFAKIDKWREDTAYEHTKNRRPDLLNE; encoded by the coding sequence ATGAGAATTGATATTATCACCGTATTACCTGAATTATTAAGAAGTCCGTTTGAAGCTTCGATTATGAAACGCGCCATAGACAAAGGATTGGTAGAAGTTCATTTTCATAATTTACGGGATTATACGACCAACAAACAAAAAAGCGTTGACGATTATCCTTTTGGAGGTGGTGCCGGAATGGTGATGACCGTTCAACCTATAGATGCCTGCATCACTCACCTGAAAAGCGAAAGAACCTACGACGAAATCATCTATATGTCTCCTGATGGTGAAACGTTAAACCAGAAAATGGCCAACACAATGTCTATGTATCAAAACATTATCATTTTATGTGGACATTATAAAGGTGTTGATCAACGTGTTCGCGATCATTTTATCACCAAAGAAATTTCGATAGGAGATTATGTTTTATCGGGAGGAGAATTGGGTGCTTTGGTTTTATCCGACGCTTTAATTCGATTAATCCCAGGCGTATTGAGTGACGAAACCTCGGCATTGACAGATAGCTTTCAAGATGGATTACTTTCAGGTCCAATTTACACAAGACCTGCCGACTATAAAGGATGGAAAGTTCCCGATGTTTTATTGAGTGGCCATTTTGCCAAAATTGACAAATGGAGAGAAGACACGGCTTATGAACATACTAAGAATAGAAGACCGGATTTACTAAACGAATAG
- the rplS gene encoding 50S ribosomal protein L19: protein MADLMKFVQDEFVTRKDFPVFGAGDTITVYYEIREGEKTRTQFFKGVVIQRRGSANTETFTIRKMSGAIGVERIFPVNLPALQKIEINKKGAVRRARIFYFRELTGKKAKIRDKRR from the coding sequence ATGGCAGATTTAATGAAATTCGTTCAAGACGAATTTGTAACAAGAAAAGATTTCCCTGTATTCGGAGCTGGAGACACAATCACAGTTTACTACGAAATTAGAGAGGGTGAAAAAACAAGAACACAGTTTTTTAAAGGTGTTGTTATTCAAAGAAGAGGTTCTGCAAACACAGAAACTTTTACTATTCGTAAAATGTCAGGAGCAATTGGAGTTGAGCGTATCTTCCCAGTAAACTTGCCAGCTTTGCAAAAAATTGAAATCAACAAGAAAGGTGCTGTACGTAGAGCTAGAATTTTCTACTTCAGAGAACTTACTGGTAAAAAAGCTAAAATTAGAGATAAAAGAAGATAG
- a CDS encoding NADP-dependent isocitrate dehydrogenase, which yields MTTKAKIFYTLTDEAPLLATYSFLPIVQAFTATSDIEIETRDISLAGRIIANFTEFLKEDQKTKNALLELGQLATTPEANIIKLPNVSASIPQLKAAIAELQSHGYALPDFPEDPQSEEEKAVKAKYSKILGSAVNPVLREGNSDRRAPKAVKNYAKANPHSMGAWSADSKTHVASMESGDFYGSEKSITLTDATDVKIEFVAKDGTATILKASTPLKSGEIIDSSVLHLNALKSFVAKTIKEAKEQNILLSVHLKATMMKVSDPLIFGAIVEVYFADVFKKYAALFTELNINTSNGLGDVYAKIAGNPMQAEVEAAIAQAIENGPALAMVNSDKGITNLHVPSDVIVDASMPAMIRTSGQMFNKDGKQQDTVAIIPDRCYAGVYTATIDFCKKNGAFVPTTMGSVPNVGLMAQQAEEYGSHDKTFQLKADGVVRVVDTNGNVLMEQDVEANDIFRMCQAKDAPIQDWVKLAVNRARLSNTPAVFWLDNNRAHDREIIVKVQKYLKDYDTTGLDIQILNPIEATNFTLERIIKGLDTISVTGNVLRDYLTDLFPILEVGTSAKMLSIVPLMNGGGLFETGAGGSAPKHVEQFIQEGYLRWDSLGEFLALGASLEHLGQTLRNSKAIVLAETLDTATEKFLATDKSPSRKVGGIDNRGSHFYLAMYWAEALAAQDKDSELKAIFTPIAADFFANESKINGELIGSQGKHQNIGGYYQPNPTLTEKAMRPSETFNSILAKIA from the coding sequence ATGACAACAAAAGCTAAAATTTTTTACACACTTACAGACGAGGCTCCTTTATTGGCAACCTACTCTTTTTTACCAATTGTCCAGGCATTTACTGCTACTTCGGATATCGAAATAGAAACCAGAGACATTTCGCTTGCCGGTAGAATCATTGCAAATTTTACTGAATTTTTAAAAGAAGATCAAAAAACAAAAAATGCTTTATTGGAATTAGGTCAATTGGCTACTACTCCTGAAGCAAACATCATAAAATTACCAAATGTATCAGCTTCAATTCCACAATTGAAAGCTGCCATTGCCGAATTGCAATCACACGGTTATGCTTTGCCTGATTTCCCGGAAGATCCACAAAGCGAAGAAGAAAAAGCTGTTAAAGCTAAATATTCTAAAATTTTAGGATCGGCAGTAAATCCAGTTTTACGCGAAGGAAACTCAGACCGTAGAGCTCCAAAAGCGGTAAAAAATTACGCTAAAGCCAATCCACACTCAATGGGTGCTTGGTCTGCTGATTCAAAAACTCATGTTGCATCTATGGAAAGTGGTGACTTTTACGGAAGTGAAAAATCAATCACATTGACAGATGCTACCGATGTAAAAATCGAATTCGTTGCCAAAGATGGTACTGCTACCATTCTTAAAGCAAGTACTCCTTTAAAATCTGGAGAAATCATTGACAGTTCTGTTTTACATCTCAATGCTTTAAAATCTTTTGTTGCCAAAACAATCAAAGAAGCCAAAGAACAAAACATTTTGCTTTCTGTTCACTTGAAAGCTACGATGATGAAAGTTTCTGACCCGCTTATTTTTGGCGCTATTGTAGAAGTATATTTTGCAGATGTATTCAAAAAATACGCTGCTTTATTTACAGAATTAAACATCAACACCAGTAATGGTTTGGGTGATGTTTATGCAAAAATCGCAGGGAACCCAATGCAAGCCGAAGTAGAAGCAGCAATTGCGCAAGCTATCGAGAACGGACCTGCTTTGGCCATGGTAAATTCAGATAAAGGAATTACCAATCTTCACGTCCCTTCAGATGTGATTGTAGATGCTTCAATGCCTGCAATGATCCGTACTTCTGGACAAATGTTCAACAAAGACGGAAAACAACAAGATACTGTAGCTATTATTCCAGACAGATGTTATGCTGGAGTTTATACCGCTACAATCGATTTTTGTAAAAAAAACGGTGCTTTTGTCCCTACTACTATGGGAAGTGTTCCAAACGTAGGATTGATGGCACAACAAGCAGAAGAATATGGTTCTCACGATAAAACATTCCAATTGAAAGCAGATGGTGTTGTTCGTGTAGTCGATACAAACGGAAACGTTTTGATGGAGCAAGATGTAGAAGCAAATGATATTTTCAGAATGTGTCAGGCGAAAGACGCTCCTATCCAAGACTGGGTAAAACTAGCGGTAAACAGAGCCCGTTTGTCTAACACTCCTGCCGTTTTTTGGTTGGATAACAACAGAGCACACGACAGAGAAATCATCGTAAAAGTTCAGAAATACTTAAAAGATTATGATACAACAGGTTTAGACATTCAAATCTTGAATCCTATTGAAGCTACCAACTTTACTTTGGAGCGCATCATCAAAGGATTGGATACCATCTCGGTAACCGGAAATGTATTGCGTGATTATTTGACTGATTTATTTCCAATTCTGGAAGTAGGAACTTCGGCCAAAATGCTTTCTATTGTTCCGTTGATGAATGGTGGAGGTTTATTCGAAACTGGTGCTGGTGGATCGGCACCAAAACACGTAGAGCAATTCATTCAAGAAGGATACTTGCGTTGGGATTCATTGGGAGAGTTTTTGGCTCTTGGAGCTTCATTAGAACATTTAGGACAAACTTTACGCAATTCAAAAGCAATTGTTTTGGCTGAAACTTTAGATACTGCTACAGAGAAATTCTTGGCTACTGATAAATCGCCTTCTCGTAAAGTGGGTGGAATTGACAACCGTGGATCTCATTTTTATTTGGCAATGTATTGGGCAGAGGCTTTGGCAGCTCAAGACAAAGACAGTGAATTGAAAGCTATCTTCACTCCTATCGCTGCTGATTTTTTCGCAAATGAATCTAAAATCAATGGCGAGTTAATTGGTTCGCAAGGTAAACATCAAAACATTGGCGGATATTACCAACCAAATCCAACGTTGACAGAAAAAGCAATGCGTCCAAGCGAAACTTTCAACAGTATTTTGGCTAAAATAGCATAA
- a CDS encoding alpha/beta hydrolase, whose translation MKTTLPLLLVLTTLFFISCSQNDSEPTTPPYVDDDLAGPISRPQSGYGSDGTYTVAKIAFPSPLYSGKNVEIFYPKGITSPRPTIFYSHPFGGEDSAYNIGLYEFIAKKGYVVVFAPYPTIGVTVDERYSTLWESFKKAVADYPNIIDTKKVGFMGHSFGGGASFALAHKGFIDEGWGQDGRFIFAMAQWYTHQITPENLQSFPANTKLITQVYDDDVTNDHRLAIDIFKNINIVNSEKDFILIKKSVLPTYTYTAEHTLPNTQTAYDAYDYYGVYRLLDALIDYSFNGSAAGKNVALGNGSADQITMPSYNGQALSPLEVTDNPTPAYPQSKYQFQCSSVNNPRIINCN comes from the coding sequence ATGAAAACTACTTTACCACTACTTTTAGTTCTAACCACACTTTTTTTTATCTCTTGTTCACAAAACGATTCCGAACCAACAACTCCTCCTTATGTCGATGATGATTTAGCAGGTCCTATTTCGAGACCACAAAGCGGCTATGGCTCAGACGGAACGTATACCGTAGCCAAAATAGCATTCCCAAGCCCATTATATAGCGGAAAAAATGTTGAAATATTTTATCCAAAAGGGATAACCTCACCAAGACCTACTATTTTTTATTCCCATCCATTTGGCGGAGAAGATAGTGCTTACAATATTGGCCTATATGAATTTATTGCCAAAAAAGGGTATGTGGTTGTTTTTGCGCCCTATCCAACAATTGGAGTTACTGTAGACGAAAGATACAGTACTTTGTGGGAAAGTTTCAAGAAAGCAGTTGCCGATTATCCGAATATCATTGATACAAAAAAAGTGGGTTTTATGGGACATTCTTTTGGTGGCGGAGCTTCATTTGCATTGGCTCACAAAGGATTTATTGACGAAGGATGGGGTCAGGATGGCCGTTTTATTTTTGCTATGGCACAATGGTATACACACCAGATTACTCCAGAAAATTTGCAAAGCTTCCCTGCCAACACAAAACTGATTACCCAAGTCTATGACGATGATGTAACCAATGACCATCGATTGGCGATAGATATTTTTAAAAATATTAATATTGTGAACTCAGAGAAAGACTTCATCTTAATCAAAAAAAGTGTTCTTCCAACGTACACTTATACTGCCGAACACACTTTACCCAATACCCAAACAGCCTATGATGCTTATGATTATTATGGTGTTTACCGGCTTTTGGACGCTTTGATTGATTATAGTTTTAATGGAAGCGCTGCAGGCAAAAACGTAGCATTGGGAAATGGCTCAGCAGATCAAATTACAATGCCAAGTTATAACGGACAAGCATTGTCACCATTGGAAGTAACCGATAATCCTACACCAGCTTACCCGCAAAGCAAATACCAGTTTCAGTGCAGTTCGGTTAACAATCCGAGAATTATAAATTGTAATTAA